The sequence GGTTGACCTATGTAGAAAATAGTGCGAAAAGTGAAGGGGACGATCCGAAACCAACAAGCTTAACGGTAAAAAATGGAAAAGTAGTCGCCGAATACCCAAGAATCAGCGACACGAAAACTCGTTCCATCGTATTCAAAGTCAAAATTAACAAAGAAGCCGTTCCAGGCCAACAAATCAAAAACATAGCGGTAGTGGATGACCACATCAATCCGCCAGATAAACCCGAGGTACCTGTAATACCTGAAAAAGAAGATCCAGGAAAACCTAATCTTCCAGAGGCAGGAGAAGCATTATCAAATTCAGCCGTATTTATTGGGTTTGCGATGTTAGCGACAGTAATATTGGTAAATCTGGAACAAAGGAAAAAGGATAAAAATTAACCAATATCATTAATCTGATGAGAAGGAACAGGGAAGAACTTACTTTTAAGTTTTTTCCTGTTTTTTTGAGTAAAATTAAAATAGCTTTTTCTTAAATGAGCGAATATGTCAACAAATTCATCCTTTTTCAACCTACTCAAAAATGATACGATAAAAGAGGTACAAATAAAGAATAAAGGAGAAAAGAAATGGAGTTGGGAAGGTTATATTCCGATGCATATCGCAGAGGAATCATGTTGGGTGTGTTCTTTTTATTACCTGTAATCCTATGTTTTGGGTTGATTATTTTTACTGATGTCGATCGACTCGGCCTGCAAATGGGGTTAATAGGTGGAACGATTTTTGCTGTATTATCGATTTTTCAATTTATCTTTAGAAAAGATGGGTTGTATTTGTATGAGAATGGCTTAGAGCTGGTTCATTTTAATCGAAAGAAAGTATTAATGTACGAAGATATACGCTATTTTACAATTACAAGTAACTGGAATCTAGCTGGGATCAGTACAAGTTTTATCTCATTTCGTAAGTCACCCCATATCGTGATTCGTTTAAAGAATGAAAAAATGATCAAAGTCTTTTTTGAAGTGAATCAGTTTGCAGCAAGTGAGTTGGCAAACAAAGTAACCTATGTTAAATCATAGTATTTCTAAGAACTTGTCAGATTTATGGACAAGTTCTTTTAGTTTAATCTAAGATACTTGATGAAATGGAGCGTTTATATTTTGAAAAATAGTAATTGCAAGTCTCAGATTTGCAATTTTTTTTCGTCTAAAAGAAAAATTTGATAACTATAAGACACATTAATGTGGCAAAATGATGTTAAGGAGTTTAGGGAGACGAAAATGTAAAAATAGGGGAAAGGGGGTTGAAATATGTCGGAAACCAAAAGCAGCCTAACTGTGGCAGGAGTTATTTCAGCGCGGTTTAATCATACTGTCCGTGGTTTTTCTTCCGTGAATAAAACGACATGTGAAGCTGAACACACCACCTTAAGTGGAAATAATAATGCCCAAAATAGCTTAACAAGTATTCATAGTCGAGGGCAGCGTATAGCAAATGCGATTACTCGTGACGGTAATCATATTCATTCAAAAGCACAAGAATTCAGTTTGATCGATCAAACAATCAAACAACCTTTTGACTTACAACGATTTTCTTCATCTCTTGGAGGTGGCAGAAGCTGATGAGTATAAAAGAAAAAGAACTAAAAATTAATCAGCAGTTACGACAGGTGAATCTTGAGCAAGAAGAAAAATGCCAAGAGATTCAGGAATTAGAAGAGTTGGAAGCAGATTATTTTTCGATTCATCAACAGGAACAACAATATTACCAAGCTTTGATTTTTAACAATGAAGGCTCGCAATATACAGGTCATTTTATAAAATTAGATGATGAGGCTAATCGCATACATCAATATGAGCGCCAACGTTTAGAAGATATAGCAGAACGTTTGGTAAGTGAGGAAGTGCAATTAAGAGACAAAGAAGAAGAATTATACATTCAAAGAGCACAGCTGTTTTCTGATATAGAAAGAGTGGAGGATGACCGCTATGGGCATTGATTTTTACATAGATGAAGTAAATGGACAAAGTGCTGCTGCAAAACAAATGGCAAATGAATACATTCAATTTTGCGGAACATTGAAGAATAGTGTCGATGCATTTATGAATGCACCACTTTCTAGTAAAACGTATGATTCAGCGAAAGTCTATTTCTCAGCAGTCTATCCGATATTAGCAAATGGGTTTATACTGGCCTGTGAGGCATTAATTGAAGCGCACAGTAAATTTCCCAAAGAGTTTCAGTCCTCGGTAGACACGTGTGATGTGATCGAAGAACAATTAAAAGCAGAGCTTGCACAAGGGCAGGCTATACTGCAAAATATGGTACGTACGATGGACAAAGAAAAAGTACCTAATCCACGGATGAAACAACGGTATCTAGGCGTGCAAAGTTCGATTCAAAAGAACAAAGAAAAACTGCAGAAGTTGTATGAATTCAATACAACCTCCCAAAATTTGTTTTCAGAATTCGAAGCACAGCTGGCAAATTTAGATGCTGGACTAGCAGAAGTTGAAAAAGGCGCAGCATGGAATCCTGTTTCAGGAACATTTGATTTGTCGAGGATGAATTTATCTTGGATAAAGCCGATAGGAAATGAGTGGGATAAACGACAGAAGAAAATTGAAGCAAAAGCTAGAGTATCTGAACAAATACATCAAAAAATAGACTATCAATTTAATGAAGTAGACAATCTAATTGGTGTGATTGTGAATGGAGAATTTGACCTCGCGAAAGCGCACGAAGTATAAAAAATGATTGAAGCTCATGACATTGGTTGTTTAAGAGGATTTGGTTCAGAATGTTTAGATCAATGGAATATTAATGAGGGAAAATCTATTGTAGATGATTTATTTGGCTAAGCAGTATTTGTTATTGATTCAAAATAAAAAGCATGTAAAGGAGACTTTTGTCAGTCTTTCTACATGCTTTTTCACTATCATTACAATTTTTGTGTGGCATTTTTTTTCACTAAGCGCAATAATACAGAAGCGACACCAACCGTGGCAACAGCTGCAACGATTGCTTCCACAACGCCACTGGTAAAAATTACGGTCAAAATACCTGTATAAATCGCGGTACCGCTTGCGCCAATGCTTTGTGCATAAGAATCTTTAAATAGAAAATAAATCAAGTTCATCACGAGGATCGTATTTGTAACGGAACCAAGAAAACCTGCAATAAACAAACTAACAGGTTGTGAACTAGGTTTATTTTTTGTCAGTTTTTTTAAACCTATAAAAACAAAATAAGGCACAATACCGATTAAAATTCGTGGAACTAGAGCAACAATAATTGCTTTCCAACTCCCTTGATCAGTTCCGATTACAGGAATAAACGGAGAGAAAACAAAGGACAGTGGCGACAAAACAATCGTGCTGCGGATCATACTGATGATACCAAAGACGCCGCCTAAAAACGCACCGATTCTTGGGCCTAAGACAATGGATGCGATAATCACTGGAATGTGCATGGTTGTCGCATTGATCGGTCCGATTGGAATAAATCCTAAAAAAGGAACTGCAGATAGTAGAATTAGAATCGCTAAAAACATAGCAGTTAATGTAAAGGTTTTAGTATTTTTCATAAATGACTCCTCAAAATTATTTCGCTAAAATGTCATTGATCTTAGCGACAATCTCCTCAACTGTTGCAAGGGCACCGCGCCCAAAATCACCACAAGCTAATAAGGCTTCCCGTGGATCGATTTCATGATACCCAACTTCTTTGAGTGTTGTTAAATTTCGTTGCGTGATAGGATTTTGATACATATACGTATTCATTGCAGGAGCGATAAATTTAGGTACTTCTTCTTTTAACGCTAACGCAACAGTAGAAAGCATATCATCTGCAATACCATTAGCTAATTTGGCTATAATATTAGCAGAAGCTGGAGCGACTAAGAAAAGATCGGCCTTTTTTGCTAATTCGATATGGTTGATCTTATCAGGTGTTATTTCTTCCATGACATCTGTATGAACAGGATTTTTAGATAAAGACTGCAGTGTCAATGGGGTGATAAATTTCGTGCTGTTAGTCGTCATGATTACATCGACATTGTAGCCTAATTTTGTGAATTGACTGGTAATATCTGCGGCTTTATATGCCGATATACTGCCGGAAATCCCCAATAAGATTGTTTTCATCATTGCATCCTCCATTTTTCTTCAACTTTAGAAACGATTAGTTGAGCGATCTCATTTTTTGTCTGAGCTGTCTCAGTTTGCCCTTGTGTATCGATCAAGATTCCTTGATGTTGGTCGCCTTTAATCTTCTCAAGATCATTAGCTAGTACAAAGTCACAGTTGTTTTTCGCTAAGATTGTCTGACCAACTTGAATTAATTCTTCTGTGGAAACGCCAACTAACAATTTGAATCCTACAAGCACTGCTTGGGGTTGTTTTTCTCTAAGCATTGCAATTATTTTAGGGTTTTTCTTCAAAAAAAGCAAGAGGCGATCTGTTCCAGAAGGAATTTTCTTTTCTTGTTGAATCGTTTTGCCAATTTCATCTAAACTAAGGTAAAGAGCCTCTGTCAATTTGGTTAGATCGGATAAGGCATCATCTTTTGTTAATGTAGTTGCAAGTTTTTCAATAAAAGTTTCTTCTGACAATGTTGTTTCAGTAGTAAAATCACTAACAGCCATGCTATGAATGATTCCATCAAATGTTTGGTGCTCAAACTGATCGAGTAATGCTGATTCTAATTCTTTTGTTGTTTCAATTTCAATAAGGGTCAAATTTGTTTCATTAGTAGGTCGGACTGCTCGAGGAGTGGTTACGTATGTTACGAAATGGCCTTTTGCTAAAAAGGTTTCGCCAATTATTTTTCCAAGACGTCCAGTCGAATGATTGGTTATAGAACGTACATTATCGATTTTTTCTGACGTTCCTCCTGCTGTGATTAAAATATTCATTTATCGTTACTCCTTTAGTTCATTTTGATGATTGTTCGTCCACTATGGGTGCCGGCTTGCAGCTGTTCTAAAGTTTGAGGCAGTTCATCTATCGTTATTTCATTTACTAGTTCATGATGGCTTACATTCAAATCAGTTGCTAGACGTTGCCAAATAGCTAAACGTTGGGGCATTGGAACATTGACTGAATCGATGCCTAATAGATTGGTCCCTCTTAAAATAAAGGGTAAAACCGTTGTGTTTAACTTGATTCCAGCAGCATTTCCACAGATAGCAATACTTCCGCCATAGCTAAGTTGAGCTAACAAGACGCTTGTTACTTCACCTCCAACAGTGTCGATGACAAAATCCACAGTTTGTCTTGCTAATGGCTTGATTTTTTCAGGCATGAATTCTTCTAATAAAAGCACTTCAGATGCGCCAATTTTTTTCAAAGGCGCAATTGCTGCTTTTTTCCGACTCAACGCTACGATATTTTTATAACCAAGTTGTTTTAACATGGCAATTGCTAAACTTCCAACACCGCCAGATGCGCCTGTAACTAAAATTTTTGCTTCTTTATTTTGAGCGAGTCCATTATTTTCTAACGCCTGAACAGACAATGCAGCGGTGAAACCAGCTGTTCCAAAAATCATAGCGTCTTTTAAGCTTAATTCGTTTGGTAGAGGAACGATCCAATCTCCAGATACTTGAGCGATTTCAGAGAAGCCACCAGTATGAGTTACGCCTAAACCATAACCTGTTACTAAAACATTTTGGCCTTCTTTAAAACGCTCATCTTGGGATGACAAAATAGTCCCACTTAAATCAATTCCAGGAATCATGGGATAATCACGAATGACACCCCCATTTTCTTTTACCGCGAGTGAATCTTTATAATTAACCGAAGAGTAGGCAACTTTGACCAATACCTCTCCTTCAGATAAATCAGTAAGTGCTATTTTTTCTACTGCACTAGTGATCGTTTCAGCTTCTTTTTTTACACGAAATCCCCAAAACATATCCATAAATATCCTCCTTTGTCATGTACGTCACAACGTTCCTTGTGATTATACTTTTTAGCATGCTTCAAAGTACAATTTGAACGAAGACAAACAACTTTTCTTTTATTGCTACTATCATAACATATTCTCTTTTTATCTTTAGCAAATTCTTCTTGAAGAACTCTTCTTAATAGAAGAAAAATGGGGTAGAATAGAAGATGAGATTTTTTATTGGACAATAAGAAAAAAATTAGTCATGTTTTTGCTAAAAGTGAAAGGAATTCAGTTTGTTGAAATTTAAGATTGGTATGCGAACATTTAAAACGGGGTTAAGTGTCTTTTTTTGTATTCTGGTGAGTATTCTATTAAAGCGGGAAACTTATGTAGTGGCAGCGATTACAACGGTTTTTACACTGCGAGAAGATATGGAGAATACGCTAAAATATGGCAAGCATCGAATCATAGGAAACGTGATGGGGGCAATTATGTCGATTGCAGTAATTGCTGTATTTAACTGGTTAGGCAGAACAGAGCTTGTCCAGTTGATTTTTATTCCAGTTATCATTACGTTGATGATTGCACTACTTGCGAGTCTTGGGTACCATGAAGGAACAGTCGGCGCCTGTGCAACCTTGTTAACGATCGTATTTATGATTCCAGCGGATCAGTCTTACGGCTATGCATTTGCCAGAGTGGTTGACAGTTTTATCGGCATGGGGATTGCGCTGTTGGTAAATTATTTCATCCCGTTGAAGCTCAGTAAAAGAAGAATGATACGATCTATAGAAAATAAAGAAGTGTCTGAATAACAGATGCTTTTTTATTTTGTCAAAATACGTCAATCAATGCTAGTATAAAAGTATGAGATAAATATAAAAAAATCAAACTTTATTACTAAAATTTGTTGCTATTTTTTGAAAAATTCGTATACTAGAAAAGGTAAAATTAAACTTTTAGTTTAGTATGAGCAAACTTTTATGTGTTTTTAATAGATTGAAATGGGGTGGTCAAATGGAAATTGGTGAGAAGCTGCGGAACTTACGTGTACAAAAAAACTTAACACAAGAAGAATTAGGTGAACGAACAGATTTAACAAAAGGGTATATTTCTCAGTTGGAACGTGATTTAAGCTCGCCTTCAATGGAGACATTTTTTAATATTTTAGAAGTATTAGGCATCACGCCAGAACAATTTTTTAGTGAGCGGACGCTAGCTCAAAAAATTGTATATAAAGAGGAAGACAGTACACTTTATTATGATGAAGAGAATGGTTATGAACTAAAATGGCTGATTCCGGAATCAAACGAAAAAGAGATGGAACCGATTGTTTTGACATTTGACAAGAATGGTCAGTATAAGACATTTGAACCCTCATTATCTGAAACGTTTATCTATGTGATCGACGGTTCTGTTTCATTGATATTAGGGGAAACAACGTACACTGCTAAGAAAGGCGAAGCAATGTACTATCAAGCGAAGGAACGTCATCAGTTGATCAACCATTCAAAAGGAAAAAGTCGGATATTGATCGTTGCTACGGAGTCCTATTTATAGCATTTAATTTTTTAGACTTGGCTTTCGGAAAAAAGAGAAAATCAGATTGTGGCTAAAAGGACCACCCTCGTATTTTACTATTTTTCATTCAAGGCAAAACGAGTCCATTACATTTTTAAAACGGAGGTATCAGCGGGTGAAGAAAAATATTATTACGTTTGATAACGTTGTAAAACAATATGATGATGAAAAAGTTCTAAAAAACGTTAGTTTTGAAATTGAACAAGGAAAATTTTATACATTGCTAGGACCTTCTGGTTGCGGGAAAACAACGATTTTACGGATTTTAGCTGGTTTTGTAGATGCGACGGAAGGGGATATTTATTTTGATGGACAAAGAATCAATGATATTCCAGCCAATAAACGTCAAGTGAATACTGTCTTTCAAGATTATGCTTTGTTTCCTCATATGAATGTGTTTGATAATGTAGCATTTGGGTTAAAAATCAAAAAGATACAGAAGAAAGAAATTGAAAAGAAAGTGAAAGATGCTTTGCGGATGGTTCAGTTACCAGGTTATGAAACGCGTGAAATCAGTGAGATGTCTGGTGGTCAGCGCCAACGTGTAGCGATTGCCCGCGCCATCGTCAATGAACCCAAAGTCTTGCTTCTAGATGAGCCTTTATCTGCATTGGATTTGAAGTTGCGGACAGATATGCAATATGAATTACGTGAATTGCAGCAACGTTTAGGAATTACGTTTATTTTTGTTACACATGATCAAGAAGAAGCTTTGGCAATGAGTGATGAAATTTTTGTCATGAACAAAGGACACATCGTGCAAAGTGGTACGCCTGTAGATATTTATGATGAACCAATCAATCATTTCGTGGCAGATTTTGTGGGAGAAAGCAATATTGTCAACGGCACAATGATCGAAG is a genomic window of Enterococcus haemoperoxidus ATCC BAA-382 containing:
- a CDS encoding TIGR04197 family type VII secretion effector — protein: MSETKSSLTVAGVISARFNHTVRGFSSVNKTTCEAEHTTLSGNNNAQNSLTSIHSRGQRIANAITRDGNHIHSKAQEFSLIDQTIKQPFDLQRFSSSLGGGRS
- a CDS encoding ECF transporter S component, with amino-acid sequence MKNTKTFTLTAMFLAILILLSAVPFLGFIPIGPINATTMHIPVIIASIVLGPRIGAFLGGVFGIISMIRSTIVLSPLSFVFSPFIPVIGTDQGSWKAIIVALVPRILIGIVPYFVFIGLKKLTKNKPSSQPVSLFIAGFLGSVTNTILVMNLIYFLFKDSYAQSIGASGTAIYTGILTVIFTSGVVEAIVAAVATVGVASVLLRLVKKNATQKL
- a CDS encoding ABC transporter ATP-binding protein codes for the protein MKKNIITFDNVVKQYDDEKVLKNVSFEIEQGKFYTLLGPSGCGKTTILRILAGFVDATEGDIYFDGQRINDIPANKRQVNTVFQDYALFPHMNVFDNVAFGLKIKKIQKKEIEKKVKDALRMVQLPGYETREISEMSGGQRQRVAIARAIVNEPKVLLLDEPLSALDLKLRTDMQYELRELQQRLGITFIFVTHDQEEALAMSDEIFVMNKGHIVQSGTPVDIYDEPINHFVADFVGESNIVNGTMIEDNLVEFVGKRFECVDGGMRQAEPVEIMLRPEDLTITTADKGKLVVTVDTQLFRGVHYEIICHDEDHNEWMVHSTRKATEGAKVGLFFEPEDIHVMRFNESEEDFDARLESYEE
- a CDS encoding FUSC family protein, with translation MKFKIGMRTFKTGLSVFFCILVSILLKRETYVVAAITTVFTLREDMENTLKYGKHRIIGNVMGAIMSIAVIAVFNWLGRTELVQLIFIPVIITLMIALLASLGYHEGTVGACATLLTIVFMIPADQSYGYAFARVVDSFIGMGIALLVNYFIPLKLSKRRMIRSIENKEVSE
- a CDS encoding oxidoreductase; translated protein: MDMFWGFRVKKEAETITSAVEKIALTDLSEGEVLVKVAYSSVNYKDSLAVKENGGVIRDYPMIPGIDLSGTILSSQDERFKEGQNVLVTGYGLGVTHTGGFSEIAQVSGDWIVPLPNELSLKDAMIFGTAGFTAALSVQALENNGLAQNKEAKILVTGASGGVGSLAIAMLKQLGYKNIVALSRKKAAIAPLKKIGASEVLLLEEFMPEKIKPLARQTVDFVIDTVGGEVTSVLLAQLSYGGSIAICGNAAGIKLNTTVLPFILRGTNLLGIDSVNVPMPQRLAIWQRLATDLNVSHHELVNEITIDELPQTLEQLQAGTHSGRTIIKMN
- the coaB gene encoding phosphopantothenate--cysteine ligase, with amino-acid sequence MNILITAGGTSEKIDNVRSITNHSTGRLGKIIGETFLAKGHFVTYVTTPRAVRPTNETNLTLIEIETTKELESALLDQFEHQTFDGIIHSMAVSDFTTETTLSEETFIEKLATTLTKDDALSDLTKLTEALYLSLDEIGKTIQQEKKIPSGTDRLLLFLKKNPKIIAMLREKQPQAVLVGFKLLVGVSTEELIQVGQTILAKNNCDFVLANDLEKIKGDQHQGILIDTQGQTETAQTKNEIAQLIVSKVEEKWRMQ
- a CDS encoding T7SS effector LXG polymorphic toxin, which gives rise to MGIDFYIDEVNGQSAAAKQMANEYIQFCGTLKNSVDAFMNAPLSSKTYDSAKVYFSAVYPILANGFILACEALIEAHSKFPKEFQSSVDTCDVIEEQLKAELAQGQAILQNMVRTMDKEKVPNPRMKQRYLGVQSSIQKNKEKLQKLYEFNTTSQNLFSEFEAQLANLDAGLAEVEKGAAWNPVSGTFDLSRMNLSWIKPIGNEWDKRQKKIEAKARVSEQIHQKIDYQFNEVDNLIGVIVNGEFDLAKAHEV
- a CDS encoding DUF3958 family protein → MSIKEKELKINQQLRQVNLEQEEKCQEIQELEELEADYFSIHQQEQQYYQALIFNNEGSQYTGHFIKLDDEANRIHQYERQRLEDIAERLVSEEVQLRDKEEELYIQRAQLFSDIERVEDDRYGH
- a CDS encoding helix-turn-helix domain-containing protein is translated as MEIGEKLRNLRVQKNLTQEELGERTDLTKGYISQLERDLSSPSMETFFNILEVLGITPEQFFSERTLAQKIVYKEEDSTLYYDEENGYELKWLIPESNEKEMEPIVLTFDKNGQYKTFEPSLSETFIYVIDGSVSLILGETTYTAKKGEAMYYQAKERHQLINHSKGKSRILIVATESYL
- the coaC gene encoding phosphopantothenoylcysteine decarboxylase, which codes for MKTILLGISGSISAYKAADITSQFTKLGYNVDVIMTTNSTKFITPLTLQSLSKNPVHTDVMEEITPDKINHIELAKKADLFLVAPASANIIAKLANGIADDMLSTVALALKEEVPKFIAPAMNTYMYQNPITQRNLTTLKEVGYHEIDPREALLACGDFGRGALATVEEIVAKINDILAK